Proteins from a genomic interval of Arachis hypogaea cultivar Tifrunner chromosome 10, arahy.Tifrunner.gnm2.J5K5, whole genome shotgun sequence:
- the LOC112717642 gene encoding uncharacterized protein, whose amino-acid sequence MPSSSASQQYPPHFSTLNLDALAQQEDGGNTVGGSSTEFQIGQSFQNKDEAVLSVKDYSIRADAAVTVKVLQQAIEADYGFRPSYRKVWMAKQKAVAQIYGDWEESYADLPRWILGVQSTMPGTITVLKTSPVRLRGEVDESTVYFHRLFWTFPPCIEAFRHSGIASPLSVLMDGNSNILPIAFALVEGENIESWSFFLSNLREHVTPQEGILVIYDRHNGIKAALEAPENGWLPPCAFRAYCIRHVAANFALTFKGKDLRRMLVNDAYAKTKAEFYYWFDIIRTENPTMCDWANRMEYDKWTQHEDSGRRFGHMTTNISECVNSVLKGTRNLPTAEAQVRSGHEFCQALVKAIDRNIRDSRCFTVTLYDRHQSEYTVAETTPIGSFSLGSYRVSLKDNTCDCGHFQALHYPCCHAIACCTYSRLNLASYVHEVYRMSEVFNVYKQGFFPPIPEGLWPPYAGPTIIPDPDLRRAKEGRPRATRIRGSMDQSQENLPKRCGLCRQPGHTRRNCDQRRQTGGGSA is encoded by the exons ATGCCTTCAAGTTCTGCTTCTCAGCAGTACCCTCCACACTTTTCCACACTAAACTTGGATGCTCTGGCTCAACAGGAAGACGGTGGTAACACAGTCGGGGGCTCTTCTACAGAATTTCAGATCGGGCAATCATTCCAGAACAAAGATGAAGCTGTGCTGAGTGTGAAGGACTATAGCATCCG GGCAGACGCTGCGGTTACGGTAAAGGTATTGCAACAAGCTATAGAAGCTGATTACGGGTTCCGGCCTAGCTACAGGAAGGTTTGGATGGCCAAGCAGAAGGCAGTGGCACAAATATATGGCGATTGGGAAGAGTCGTACGCGGACCTGCCACGTTGGATCTTAGGGGTCCAGTCAACAATGCCCGGAACAATCACGGTGTTGAAGACCTCTCCCGTTCGGCTTCGTGGTGAGGTTGACGAGTCGACGGTGTACTTTCACCGACTTTTCTGGACATTTCCACCGTGCATTGAGGCATTCCGGCATTCCGGCATTGCAAGCCCCTTGTCAGTATTGATG GATGGGAACTCGAACATCCTACCGATAGCATTTGCCCTTGTGGAGGGAGAGAATATAGAGTCGTGGTCATTCTTCTTGTCCAACCTACGAGAGCATGTAACTCCTCAGGAGGGTATCCTTGTTATCTACGACAGGCATAATGGGATCAAGGCAGCGCTTGAGGCACCGGAGAATGGGTGGCTCCCTCCCTGTGCTTTCCGAGCGTACTGTATTCGGCATGTGGCGGCCAATTTTGCCCTTACGTTCAAAGGTAAGGACTTAAGGAGGATGCTGGTGAATGATGCCTACGCAAAGACTAAAGCAGAGTTCTATTACTGGTTTGACATCATACGGACTGAGAATCCAACAATGTGTGACTGGGCCAACCGGATGGAGTACGACAAATGGACCCAACATGAGGATAGTGGTCGACGGTTCGGGCACATGACAACCAACATTAGTGAATGTGTGAACTCCGTGTTAAAGGGAACTCGCAACCTCCCG ACAGCAGAGGCACAAGTCAGATCTGGGCATGAGTTTTGTCAGGCCTTGGTCAAGGCTATTGATCGGAATATAAGAGACTctaggtgcttcacggtgacgtTGTATGACAGGCATCAATCCGAGTACACGGTCGCCGAGACAACACCAATCGGGAGCTTCTCGCTGGGTAGCTATAGAGTTTCCCTTAAAGATAACACATGCGACTGTGGCCACTTTCAGGCGCTGCATTATCCTTGTTGCCATGCCATTGCGTGTTGCACATACTCCCGCCTTAATTTGGCGTCATATGTTCACGAGGTATATCGTATGAGTGAGGTGTTCAACGTTTACAAGCAGGGTTTTTTTCCACCTATCCCTGAAGGACTGTGGCCTCCATATGCTGGGCCAACTATCATTCCTGACCCTGATTTGAGGCGTGCAAAGGAAGGTCGTCCAAGGGCAACCAGGATCCGTGGTAGTATGGATCAATCTCAGGAGAACCTACCGAAGCGCTGTGGGCTATGCCGTCAGCCTGGGCATACGCGGAGGAACTGTGACCAGCGAAGACAGACTGGTGGAGGGTCAGCCTAG
- the LOC112715696 gene encoding uncharacterized protein gives MALPSTITKLNHTILTPSNLLHSNVDPKTVTFQACNQQERLYHSMVDGVGHNFFYVYEALFTKLRLRLPFTPFQVAILKKINAAPTQLHPHAWIFVRSFELLCQSHGMDPIVSVFFYFFEVKIRNREWVHVVKRGRRPRILELGQWHIGDIFRSRFFRVEGSKIEGSVPFFLDENTGKEIFPLHWQQHLKSPSSPKYLRPSEAKLVKQLSLLKSPKMCGAMIRSTVATPRSPEPRLDNYSVQAGHDECIDEEEENKECLEDDEEEEEEVEEEKEEEEEDQVSSSRKMKLKREALFEPGADRDVEKKKQKVSVESSGASPHRERSIEQVLMESEEENKREGLRSFQGKGAVASLWDDRFNFDGHLRQHLFFYSDQDQLRRAGDSSVAQFVKANAFRIATAADFMESEIEKSRNEVHRLLLELAEEKNARLRAEEQLQEAKAAREKAERELVRSKKDADCTEAFLLQKWNKSMKVSFQNAVDQVRYFFPDLNLDSVELNHRKVVKEGQLVEPHSA, from the exons ATGGCGTTGCCGTCCACCATCACAAAACTCAACCACACTATTCTTACCCCTTCCAACCTCCTCCACTCCAACGTTGACCCCAAAACCGTAACATTCCAAGCATGTAATCAACAGGAACGTCTTTACCACTCAATGGTCGACGGCGTCGGACACAACTTCTTCTACGTCTATGAAGCACTCTTCACAAAACTAAGGCTACGCTTACCTTTCACCCCTTTTCAAGTTGCTATTCTCAAGAAGATCAATGCAGCACCCACACAACTCCATCCTCACGCTTGGATATTCGTCAGAAGCTTCGAGCTTCTCTGTCAATCTCACGGTATGGATCCTATCGTCTccgttttcttctacttttttgAGGTGAAGATAAGGAATAGAGAATGGGTTCACGTTGTCAAGCGCGGGCGTCGTCCAAGAATCCTTGAGTTAGGTCAGTGGCACATCGGCGATATCTTCAGAAGCCGTTTCTTCCGGGTTGAGGGAAGCAAAATTGAGGGTTCAGTTCCCTTCTTCCTCGATGAGAACACCGGCAAGGAGATCTTCCCTCTGCATTGGCAACAGCACCTTAAATCTCCAAGTTCCCCCAAATATTTGAGACCCTCCGAGGCGAAATTGGTAAAACAACTCTCTCTGCTCAAATCGCCTAAGATGTGTGGTGCTATGATTAGAAGTACTGTTGCCACACCCCGTAGCC CTGAGCCAAGATTAGATAACTATTCAGTGCAAGCGGGGCATGATGAATgcatagatgaagaagaagaaaacaaggagTGCCTTGAGGAtgacgaagaagaagaggaagaggtggaggaagaaaaggaagaagaagaagaagatcaagtATCGTCTTCTAGAAAGATGAAACTGAAGAGGGAAGCGCTATTCGAACCCGGTGCCGATAGGGACGTggaaaagaagaagcaaaaggtTTCGGTGGAAAGCAGTGGTGCTTCTCCGCACCGGGAAAGGAGTATAGAGCAAGTGTTGATGGAGAGCGAGGAGGAGAACAAAAGAGAGGGATTGCGTAGTTTTCAAGGCAAGGGAGCAGTTGCTTCACTGTGGGATGATCGATTCAATTTCGACGGTCATCTGCGCCAACACTTATTCTTTTACAGCGACCAGGACCAGCTCCGCCGCGCCGGTGACTCCTCCGTTGCCCAGTTTGTGAAGGCCAACGCCTTCCGAATCGCGACAGCGGCTGATTTCATGGAATCAGAGATTGAAAAGAGTCGCAATGAGGTGCATCGTCTCTTATTGGAGCTGGCGGAGGAGAAGAATGCAAGACTTAGAGCAGAGGAGCAGTTGCAGGAAGCAAAGGCTGCTCGCGAGAAGGCGGAGAGGGAGCTTGTAAGATCAAAGAAAGATGCTGATTGCACAGAAGCATTTCTTCTTCAGAAATGGAACAAATCGATGAAGGTATCGTTTCAGAACGCTGTTGATCAAGTTCGGTACTTTTTCCCAGATCTGAATCTCGATTCTGTTGAGTTGAATCATCGCAAAGTTGTAAAGGAAGGTCAATTGGTGGAACCTCACTCAGCATAa